In Zingiber officinale cultivar Zhangliang chromosome 3B, Zo_v1.1, whole genome shotgun sequence, a single window of DNA contains:
- the LOC122056728 gene encoding mitochondrial carnitine/acylcarnitine carrier-like protein, translating into MGDVARDLAAGTIGGIAQLIVGHPFDTIKVKLQSQPAPLPGRPPKYSGAMDAVKQTVASEGPRGLYKGMGVPLATVAAFNAVLFSARGQMEALLRSEPGAPLTVSQQGVCGFGAGIAVSFLACPTELTKCRLQAQSALVVSSAASVVKYAGPMDVARHVVHEAGFKGLFKGMVPTMARELPGNAVVFGVYESLKQHLAGGLDTSGLSKGSLMLAGGLSGASFWLFVYPTDVVKSVIQVDDYKKPKYSSSIDAFRKILASEGIKGLYRGFGPAMARSVPANAVCFLAYEMTRSSLS; encoded by the exons ATGGGGGATGTAGCTAGGGATCTCGCTGCAGGAACTATCGGAGGAATAGCACAGTTGATAGTAGGACATCCTTTCGACACTATCAAAGTCAAGCTCCAAAGCCAGCCAGCCCCACTTCCAGGCCGACCCCCAAAATACTCCGGTGCCATGGATGCGGTGAAGCAAACAGTTGCTTCTGAAGGACCAAGGGGCTTGTACAAAGGGATGGGTGTTCCGCTTGCAACTGTTGCAGCGTTCAACGCTGTTTTGTTCAGTGCAAGGGGCCAAATGGAGGCGCTATTGAGATCGGAGCCAGGAGCTCCCCTAACAGTGAGTCAGCAAGGTGTTTGTGGTTTCGGGGCCGGCATTGCAGTTTCTTTCCTAGCTTGTCCTACAGAATTGACCAAGTGCAG GTTGCAAGCGCAGAGTGCTTTAGTAGTCTCATCGGCTGCTTCGGTAGTGAAGTATGCAGGGCCGATGGATGTGGCAAGGCATGTCGTCCATGAAGCCGGCTTTAAAGGCTTATTCAAGGGCATGGTTCCAACCATGGCACGCGAACTTCCTGGGAACGCTGTTGTATTTGGTGTCTATGAAAGCCTCAAGCAGCACCTTGCGGGAGGCCTAGACACTTCAGGACTCAGCAAGGGTTCTTTGATGCTTGCTGGGGGCCTCAGTGGCGCATCCTTCTGGCTATTTGTCTACCCGACTGATGTTGTCAAGAGCGTTATCCAGGTCGATGACTACAAGAAACCAAAGTACTCTAGCTCCATTGATGCCTTCAGGAAAATTCTAGCTTCGGAAGGAATCAAGGGTCTATACAGAGGCTTCGGACCAGCCATGGCTCGAAGTGTTCCTGCAAATGCAGTCTGTTTCTTGGCATATGAAATGACCAGATCGAGCCTCAGTTGA